A section of the Primulina eburnea isolate SZY01 chromosome 1, ASM2296580v1, whole genome shotgun sequence genome encodes:
- the LOC140813426 gene encoding uncharacterized protein isoform X2 gives MARSPSLIYAHSPPWEENVKLRSRSRSNSRSRSRSWSRPRPKSRSRSGSRDRGRTEVVNKGDTLYVTGLSTRVTERDLEDHFSKEGKVKSVFLVVEPRSRVSRGFAFVTMDSAEDANRCIKYLDQSVLEGRYITVERSRRKRARTPTPGHYLGLKSTRGDGYRGDHTSYRGGSSRDDYGYQRSSRRSPYRRWTRLLSEAFSLSRWTRLLSEAFSIWGWTRLLSEAFTFWKKVQKRQVIFAMTTSKLSMCLASVERTNISIMFVF, from the exons CTATGCACACTCTCCTCCATGGGAAGAAAATGTGAAATTGAGGTCAAGGTCGAGGTCTAATTCTCGATCTCGATCTAGATCATGGTCAAGACCAAGGCCCAAATCTAGGTCCAGATCTGGGTCTAGAGATCGTGGCAG AACTGAAGTAGTCAACAAAGGAGACACACTCTATGTTACAGGACTCTCTACAAGAGTTACTGAGCGAGACCTTGAGGATCATTTCTCAAAAGAAGGAAAG GTGAAATCGGTTTTTTTGGTTGTTGAACCACGTTCCCGTGTTTCTCGTGGTTTTGCTTTTGTGACAATGGATTCTGCTGAGGATGCCAACCGCTGTATCAAATACCTAGATCAATCAGTTCTTGAAGGCCGGTACATTACTGTGGAGAGG TCCCGGAGGAAACGTGCTAGGACTCCCACCCCTGGTCATTACCTTGGACTCAAAAGCACCCGGGGTGATG GTTATCGAGGTGATCACACATCATATCGTGGAGGTTCGAGCCGGGATGATTATGGATACCAGAGGTCATCTAGGCGTTCTCCTTATAGAAGGTGGACGCGATTACTCTCCGAGGCGTTCTCCTTATCGAGGTGGACGCGATTACTCTCCGAGGCGTTCTCCATATGGGGGTGGACGCGATTACTCTCCGAGGCGTTCACCTTCTGGAAGAAGGTCCAGAAGAGACAGGTCATATTCGCCATGACAACTTCAAAATTGTCTATGTGCTTGGCTTCAGTTGAAAGGACGAACATATCAATCATGTTTGTTTTCTAG
- the LOC140813426 gene encoding uncharacterized protein isoform X1: MADSPRARYAHSPPWEENVKLRSRSRSNSRSRSRSWSRPRPKSRSRSGSRDRGRTEVVNKGDTLYVTGLSTRVTERDLEDHFSKEGKVKSVFLVVEPRSRVSRGFAFVTMDSAEDANRCIKYLDQSVLEGRYITVERSRRKRARTPTPGHYLGLKSTRGDGYRGDHTSYRGGSSRDDYGYQRSSRRSPYRRWTRLLSEAFSLSRWTRLLSEAFSIWGWTRLLSEAFTFWKKVQKRQVIFAMTTSKLSMCLASVERTNISIMFVF, from the exons CTATGCACACTCTCCTCCATGGGAAGAAAATGTGAAATTGAGGTCAAGGTCGAGGTCTAATTCTCGATCTCGATCTAGATCATGGTCAAGACCAAGGCCCAAATCTAGGTCCAGATCTGGGTCTAGAGATCGTGGCAG AACTGAAGTAGTCAACAAAGGAGACACACTCTATGTTACAGGACTCTCTACAAGAGTTACTGAGCGAGACCTTGAGGATCATTTCTCAAAAGAAGGAAAG GTGAAATCGGTTTTTTTGGTTGTTGAACCACGTTCCCGTGTTTCTCGTGGTTTTGCTTTTGTGACAATGGATTCTGCTGAGGATGCCAACCGCTGTATCAAATACCTAGATCAATCAGTTCTTGAAGGCCGGTACATTACTGTGGAGAGG TCCCGGAGGAAACGTGCTAGGACTCCCACCCCTGGTCATTACCTTGGACTCAAAAGCACCCGGGGTGATG GTTATCGAGGTGATCACACATCATATCGTGGAGGTTCGAGCCGGGATGATTATGGATACCAGAGGTCATCTAGGCGTTCTCCTTATAGAAGGTGGACGCGATTACTCTCCGAGGCGTTCTCCTTATCGAGGTGGACGCGATTACTCTCCGAGGCGTTCTCCATATGGGGGTGGACGCGATTACTCTCCGAGGCGTTCACCTTCTGGAAGAAGGTCCAGAAGAGACAGGTCATATTCGCCATGACAACTTCAAAATTGTCTATGTGCTTGGCTTCAGTTGAAAGGACGAACATATCAATCATGTTTGTTTTCTAG
- the LOC140813321 gene encoding phosphoinositide phosphatase SAC7-like, which translates to MEKADPAQKLYNRMRLWEFPDQYVIEPTDGSSASLLAISCVDGSMNHIDEIPQCSSLRVPQIRTIFGVIGMLKLVAGSYLFVITERECVGSYLGYPIFKIKSMKVFPCDHSLKNSPEEQKKMESEFSHLLNVAERTIGLYFSYDVNITLSTQRLHDLGDESKLLPLWRQADPRFLWNSYMLEVLIDNKLDPYLLPIMQGSFQNFQAAIVKDILDVTLIARRCTRRTGTRMWRRGSDSDGFVANFVETEQIVQLNGYTASFIQVRGSIPLLWDQIVDLRYKPKFEIVRPEEAPRVVERHFLDLRKKYGNVLAVDLVNKHGGEGRLCEKFGDAMQNVVSDDIRYLHFDFHKVCGHVQFERLSILYDQIEDFLIKNRYLLLNEKGDKVEGQVGIVRTNCIDCLDRTNVTQSMIARKMLEFQLRRLGVFSAEETIATHPNFDESFKILWANHGDDISIQYSGTPALKGDFVRFGHRTMQGIMKDGWNALMRYYLNNFCDGTKQDAIDLLQGHYIVSVSRSIPPTTQKGGIEALASFPLALSVIMTGFFFATISLRRVQYNMWNLLFSIMWASMSLGIAAFVRANGRTFCNRPRLHQPRH; encoded by the exons ATGGAGAAGGCTGATCCTGCACAGAAGCTGTACAACAGAATGCGGCTGTGGGAATTCCCGGATCAATACGTGATCGAGCCTACTGATGGATCTTCCGCCTCCCTTTTGGCAATCAGTTGCGTTGACGGTTCCATGAATCATATTG ATGAAATACCTCAGTGCAGCTCGCTTCGCGTTCCTCAAATTCGGACCATATTTGGCGTGATTGGGATGCTCAAGCTGGTGGCTG GGTCATATTTGTTCGTGATTACTGAACGTGAATGTGTTggatcttatttgggttatcctaTCTTTAAAATTAAATCAATGAAGGTTTTTCCTTGTGatcattctctcaaaaattCTCCGGAAGAACAG AAAAAGATGGAGAGCGAGTTTTCACACTTGCTAAATGTTGCAGAGAGGACTATTGGTCTATATTTTTCCTATGATGTGAATATAACGTTGAG CACACAGCGGTTGCATGATTTAGGCGACGAATCAAAGTTGCTTCCTCTCTGGAGACaa GCAGATCCTAGATTTCTCTGGAACAGCTATATGTTGGAAGTGCTTATAGATAACAAG CTTGACCCATACTTACTTCCTATTATGCAAGGCA gttttcaaaactttcaggcTGCCATTGTGAAAGATATCCTCGATGTTACACTGATTGCACGAAGATGCACAAGGAGAACAG GCACCCGCATGTGGAGAAGAGGGTCTGATTCTGATGGTTTTGTTGCAAACTTTGTGGAAACTGAACAAATCGTGCAACTTAATGGGTACACCGCATCATTTATTCAG GTCCGAGGGTCAATCCCATTACTTTGGGATCAAATTGTTGATTTGAGATACAAGCCTAAATTTGAAATTGTGAGACCTGAGGAAGCA CCTAGAGTAGTTGAGCGACACTTTTTGGATTTAAGAAAGAAATATGGAAATGTTCTAGCAGTTGATCTTGTCAACAAG CATGGAGGTGAGGGACGCTTATGTGAAAAGTTTGGCGATGCTATGCAAAATGTTGTTAGTGATGATATAAG ATATCTTCACTTTGATTTTCATAAAGTATGTGGCCATGTTCAATTTGAGCGCCTTTCCATTCTTTATGATCAAATCGAGGATTTTCTCATTAAGAACAG GTACCTTTTGTTAAATGAAAAGGGGGATAAAGTTGAGGGCCAAGTTGGAATTGTGAGGACAAATTGCATTGACTGCTTGGACCGTACAAATGTCACCCAG AGCATGATAGCGCGTAAAATGCTTGAGTTTCAACTCCGCAGACTTGGTGTTTTTAGTGCTGAGGAAACTATTGCCACACATCCCAATTTCGATGAAAGCTTCAAAATTT TGTGGGCTAACCATGGGGATGACATAAGCATCCAGTACTCTGGTACTCCAGCCTTAAAAGGAGATTTTGTCAG GTTTGGGCATAGGACAATGCAAGGTATTATGAAAGACGGTTGGAATGCTCTCATGCGTTACTACTTAAACAACTTCTGTGATGGCACAAAGCAG GATGCAATAGATTTATtacaaggacattatattgtTTCTGTTTCCCGAAGCATCCCTCCTACAACGCAGAAAGGTGGCATTGAGGCTTTAGCT TCGTTTCCACTAGCTTTATCGGTGATTATGACTGGCTTCTTCTTTGCTACAATTTCACTAAGACGAG TTCAATATAACATGTGGAACTTACTGTTTTCAATCATGTGGGCAAGCATGAGTTTGGGTATTGCAGCATTTGTGAGGGCCAATGGTCGCACTTTCTGTAATCGTCCTCGTTTACACCAACCTAGGCATTGA
- the LOC140813539 gene encoding LOW QUALITY PROTEIN: probable serine/threonine-protein kinase PIX13 (The sequence of the model RefSeq protein was modified relative to this genomic sequence to represent the inferred CDS: inserted 2 bases in 1 codon): protein MGNCFGSQSAVDHNPSSTIPSTQGTSRNYSNGGGFFATSSNAGXSFPDGLSDDLHMAGEILPAAHMKIYSYSDLRSATRNFKPDMVLGVGGFGTVYKGWVDEKTLEPSKLGTGVIVAVKKLNSGSVQGFDEWQAEVNFLGRLSHPNLVKLLGYCWEDKELLLVYEFMLRGSLENHLFRRNAATEPLSWDLRLKIAIGAARGLAFLHTSDKKVIYRDFKASNILLDGGYNAKISDFGLAKLGPSGGDSHVTTRIMGTRGYAAPEYVATGHLYVKSDVYGFGVVLLEMLTGLRALDTRRPGDQKNLVEWLKPSLSSRRKTMSIMDPKMEGQYSSKAALQAAQLTLKCLEQEHRQRPAMKEVVEGLEQIAAMEKQRASKKRSTPSSSHQPGKSERTHLSPYHGTGVGARR from the exons ATGGGAAACTGCTTTGGATCTCAGTCTGCTGTTGACCATAACCCGAGCTCCACTATCCCCTCCACACAAG GGACATCTCGTAATTATAGTAATGGCGGAGGTTTTTTTGCCACGAGTAGCAATGCTGG CAGTTTTCCTGATGGTTTGAGTGATGATTTGCATATGGCCGGAGAGATATTACCCGCTGCCCATATGAAAATTTACAGCTATTCTGATTTGAGGAGTGCCACAAGGAATTTCAAGCCTGATATGGTGTTGGGAGTTGGAGGTTTTGGGACTGTGTATAAGGGATGGGTAGATGAGAAGACCCTGGAGCCTTCTAAACTTGGAACTGGAGTTATAGTTGCTGTCAAGAAACTGAACTCGGGGAGTGTCCAAGGTTTTGATGAATGGCAG GCAGAAGTTAACTTTTTGGGACGGTTGTCACATCCTAACCTGGTAAAGCTCTTGGGATACTGTTGGGAAGATAAAGAGCTGCTACTTGTCTACGAGTTCATGCTAAGGGGAAGCCTGGAAAACCATCTTTTTAGAA GAAATGCTGCCACAGAGCCATTATCCTGGGATTTACGGCTCAAGATAGCCATAGGAGCAGCAAGGGGCCTGGCTTTTTTGCATACCTCTGATAAGAAAGTCATTTACAGAGACTTCAAGGCCTCAAATATTCTTCTGGATGGG GGTTATAATGCCAAAATATCAGATTTTGGCTTAGCAAAACTCGGGCCCTCTGGAGGAGATTCTCATGTAACAACTCGAATTATGGGAACACGTGGATATGCTGCTCCTGAATACGTTGCAACGG GGCATCTATACGTGAAGAGTGATGTGTATGGCTTTGGTGTGGTGCTACTCGAGATGTTGACAGGCTTAAGAGCCCTTGACACGAGACGGCCTGGTGACCAGAAAAATTTGGTGGAATGGTTGAAACCCTCTCTCTCTAGTAGACGAAAAACGATGTCCATCATGGATCCAAAAATGGAAGGGCAGTATTCATCTAAGGCCGCATTACAAGCCGCTCAGCTCACtcttaaatgcttggaacaagaaCATAGACAACGGCCCGCGATGAAAGAAGTTGTAGAGGGTTTAGAACAAATTGCAGCCATGGAAAAACAGAGAGCATCCAAGAAGAGATCCACTCCTTCTTCTTCTCATCAACCCGGGAAATCAGAAAGAACTCATCTTTCGCCATATCATGGCACTGGAGTGGGAGCTAGAAGATGA
- the LOC140813614 gene encoding LOW QUALITY PROTEIN: rab escort protein 1-like (The sequence of the model RefSeq protein was modified relative to this genomic sequence to represent the inferred CDS: inserted 2 bases in 1 codon; deleted 2 bases in 2 codons), with product MEEETTSYPPIEPSTFDLIITGTGLPESIIAAAASAAGKTVLHLDTNPFYGAHYASLPLNDFVTFLQSHSKPSRVPDSDGSXSLSVTRSLYSSLEISSHSEEPLKNARRFNLDLAAPRVFLCSDSMIDLILKTGINQYMEFKSVDASFVGDVDGGLLNVPDSRSAIFKDRSLSITEKNRLMKFFKLVQAHFSEESEEDRISEEDLESPFVEFLSKIGLSQKLKSIILYALVNANYDQDNIEVCKDVVNTKSGISRLALHHSSIGRFANANGAMIYPIYGQGELPQAFCRRAAVKGCIYVLRMPIVSVLMDEEDGTYKGVTLFSGQKLFSSRLILAPSFTIPSPSIPSSAQASNSRDAGHIDSKEKVARGICIANNSIRSEVSNCLVFFPPRSLYPEQIASVRVFQLRSNVMVCPPGMFVTYLSARSVDAVEGKKLLNAAINALFSIPLSGNSESCGTDNSSENIEVKPSLLWSALYMQELTKFPGALDSISNTPMPDEDLDYNHLLDASKKLFQEIYPGEEFLAATSLSDKHPNYADSELD from the exons ATGGAGGAAGAAACGACCTCGTATCCACCCATTGAACCTTCCACTTTTGACCTCATAATCACCGGCACAGGTCTCCCTGAATCAATCATCGCCGCCGCCGCTTCAGCAGCCGGAAAAACCGTCCTACACCTCGATACTAACCCCTTCTACGGCGCTCACTACGCCTCTCTTCCCCTAAACGATTTCGTAACCTTCCTCCAATCCCATTCGAAACCCTCCAGAGTCCCTGATAGTGATGGCTC ATCCCTCTCAGTCACTCGGTCTCTCTACTCCTCCCTGGAAATCAGCTCCCACTCCGAAGAACCTCTCAAAAATGCTAGGAGATTCAACCTCGATTTGGCGGCTCCCCGCGTTTTTCTCTGTTCTGATTCCATGATCGATTTGATCCTCAAAACGGGCATTAATCAGTACATGGAGTTCAAGAGCGTAGACGCC AGCTTTGTAGGAGATGTAGACGGGGGATTATTGAATGTGCCCGATTCTCGTAGCGCCATATTCAAAGACCGCAGCTTGTCCATAACCGAGAAGAATCGGTTGATGAAGTTCTTTAAGCTCGTGCAGGCTCATTTTTCGGAGGAAAGCGAGGAGGACCGGATATCCGAAGAGGATTTGGAGAGTCCCTTTGTCGAGTTCTTGAGCAAAATTGGGTTGTCGCAGAAGCTAAAATC GATTATTTTATATGCTCTAGTGAATGCCAATTATGATCAGGACAACATTGAAGTATGTAAAGATGTTGTAAATACTAAAAGCGGGATTAGCCGTTTGGCACTCCACCACTCCTCCATTGGCAG GTTTGCTAATGCAAATGGGGCTATGATATACCCCATTTACGGTCAAGGGGAACTTCCTCAAGCTTTTTGTCGTCGTGCTGCTGTAAAAGGTTGCATATAT GTTTTGCGAATGCCCATAGTTTCTGTGCTCATGGATGAG GAAGATGGAACATATAAGGGTGTCACCTTATTTTCTGGTCAGAAGTTATTCAGCTCTCGGTTGATTCTTGCTCCCTCTTTCACAATTCCATCACCATCGATTCCTTCTTCTGCACAGGCATCAAATTCACGTGATGCTGGCCATATAGATTCCAAAGAGAAGGTTGCCCGGGGAATATGCATTGCGAATAACTCAATCAGATCTGAAGTTTCTAATTGCCTGGTGTTCTTCCCTCCCAGAT CATTATACCCTGAACAGATAGCATCTGTCCGTGTATTTCAGTTGAGAAGCAATGTCATGGTTTGTCCCCCTGGGAT GTTTGTGACTTATCTTTCAGCAAGGTCTGTTGATGCTGTGGAAGGGAAGAAGTTATTAAATGCAGCCATAAACGCACTGTTCTCTATTCCTTTATCTGGAAACTCAGAAAGCTGTGGTACTGATAATTCAAGTGAAAATATAGAAGTAAAACCCAGTTTG CTTTGGAGCGCCTTGTATATGCAAGAGCTGACGAAA TTTCCAGGAGCTTTGGATTCCATCAGCAACACGCCGATGCCAGACGAAGATCTAGATTATAATCATCTTCTGGACGCCTCAaaaaag TTATTTCAAGAAATATACCCTGGTGAAGAATTCCTTGCAGCGACAAGCTTGTCGGATAAGCATCCGAATTATGCTGACTCTGAGCTTGATTAA
- the LOC140813678 gene encoding uncharacterized protein isoform X2, protein MDIVDVFLVNKDGRFSGEAFVVFAGNMQAELALQRDRQNMGRRYVEVFRCKKQEYYNAIAAEVSEGAYGGVDKRGSSPPARRKRSPDKDNMEYTEILKMRGLPYSVKKSEIVDFFEEFNVAEDKIQIGCRSDGKATGEAYVEFASAEEAKKAMCKDKMLIGSRYVELFPSTPDDAKRSASRSR, encoded by the coding sequence ATGGACATTGTGGACGTCTTCTTGGTGAACAAGGACGGTAGATTCTCTGGAGAAGCGTTCGTGGTCTTTGCTGGGAATATGCAGGCTGAACTTGCTCTTCAGAGAGATCGACAGAACATGGGAAGAAGATACGTGGAAGTCTTTCGTTGCAAAAAGCAGGAATATTACAATGCCATAGCCGCTGAGGTGAGTGAAGGAGCTTATGGTGGGGTAGATAAACGTGGATCCTCACCTCCAGCTCGACGGAAGAGATCTCCAGATAAAGATAACATGGAATACACGGAGATCTTGAAGATGCGTGGTCTCCCATACTCCGTAAAAAAATCAGAAATCGTGGACTTTTTCGAAGAGTTCAATGTCGCCGAAGATAAGATTCAGATCGGGTGCCGCTCTGATGGGAAAGCTACTGGAGAAGCTTATGTTGAGTTTGCTTCTGCTGAAGAGGCTAAGAAAGCCATGTGCAAGGACAAGATGCTGATCGGATCTCGGTATGTGGAACTCTTTCCTTCAACACCAGACGATGCAAAACGATCTGCGTCAAGATCACGCTAG
- the LOC140813678 gene encoding uncharacterized protein isoform X1, whose protein sequence is MYGQRGAMFGSGGVSDGYEIGSKRPRMMESNPYFAVRSSSDSHQRYGYGSRFQPAPFPVVRLRGLPFNCTDVDIFKFFAGMDIVDVFLVNKDGRFSGEAFVVFAGNMQAELALQRDRQNMGRRYVEVFRCKKQEYYNAIAAEVSEGAYGGVDKRGSSPPARRKRSPDKDNMEYTEILKMRGLPYSVKKSEIVDFFEEFNVAEDKIQIGCRSDGKATGEAYVEFASAEEAKKAMCKDKMLIGSRYVELFPSTPDDAKRSASRSR, encoded by the exons ATGTACGGACAAAGAGG GGCAATGTTTGGGAGCGGGGGGGTTTCGGACGGGTACGAGATCGGATCAAAGAGACCAAGAATGATGGAATCAAATCCCTACTTCGCAGTGAGAAGCAGTTCAGACAGCCATCAAAGGTATGGCTATGGCAGCAGATTCCAGCCGGCTCCTTTTCCAGTTGTTCGTTTAAGGGGTCTTCCCTTCAATTGCACAGATGTCGACATTTTCAAGTTCTTTGCTGGAATGGACATTGTGGACGTCTTCTTGGTGAACAAGGACGGTAGATTCTCTGGAGAAGCGTTCGTGGTCTTTGCTGGGAATATGCAGGCTGAACTTGCTCTTCAGAGAGATCGACAGAACATGGGAAGAAGATACGTGGAAGTCTTTCGTTGCAAAAAGCAGGAATATTACAATGCCATAGCCGCTGAGGTGAGTGAAGGAGCTTATGGTGGGGTAGATAAACGTGGATCCTCACCTCCAGCTCGACGGAAGAGATCTCCAGATAAAGATAACATGGAATACACGGAGATCTTGAAGATGCGTGGTCTCCCATACTCCGTAAAAAAATCAGAAATCGTGGACTTTTTCGAAGAGTTCAATGTCGCCGAAGATAAGATTCAGATCGGGTGCCGCTCTGATGGGAAAGCTACTGGAGAAGCTTATGTTGAGTTTGCTTCTGCTGAAGAGGCTAAGAAAGCCATGTGCAAGGACAAGATGCTGATCGGATCTCGGTATGTGGAACTCTTTCCTTCAACACCAGACGATGCAAAACGATCTGCGTCAAGATCACGCTAG